The genomic interval AACGCAGCGCAGCCCAGGTGCGCAGCGGCGGCATTTCGGGGAGGTTGGTTGACATCACGCCCGCCTCGGGTTTGCGGTCGTTCATTCCCCTTGAATACGAACCTCCACCAGTCTTAGAGAATCCAACAGGCAGGCCGAGGGCATAGCTCAGTTCGCCTCCGTAAATGCGTGCATCGACGTTCGTGTAGGACCGTGCTGTTGCGGGACCCATAGCCATCGATAATCGCGGTTGGTTGTTCACCAGAATGTAGTCACTGACATTCGAATAAAACAGCGTGGGCTTCACATAAGAAGAGCCGTGATGGAAAACCAGACCCACTGTTCGCTCGGTGTTGCGGACGATCGGCAGGTTCGGGTTGCCGACGTTCACACTGTTCATCAAGGCACGGTTGATATACCGCTCCTCAGCGTCGGGTACGCGGCCCGTGGTGCCAATCCCGGCGAACAGTTCAACGTGTTTCGGCAACGTGTACGCCAAGTGGAGGTTGCCGGAGGCGTAATTGTCGGCCGTGCTGGTGCTGCGGGTGCCCTGGTAAGTGAAGTAGGCATTGGTGTTCAGATTCGCCGTATTCGCCCCCATGGAGTCGTGGTCGAAACGTAAGCCACCACTGAGCTTCAGACGGTCGGTAATCGCGTGGTGATAATCGGCGAAAACGCCAAGCGCGGTGGTCCCCACGTCGGGCAGCGACAGCTTGGCCGAGAGCATGCCCGCCATCCTCATGTAGCCCATCATGTTCCAATTGCGGTAGTAGCTCTCAAAGCCGAAAGTAAAATCTTTTCCCGCGTCCGCTTCAATGCGTCCTCCAATCGCCCGCGAGTAAGCATTGGCGGCCATCATCCAGGAGCCCGGGCACGGCGCAGGCATGGGCAGAGAGCAAGGGGATGAATGATTTTCCGTTCAGCCCGATCTTTGCCATGCCGCGATCCGCAATCACAGCAGCGCGCGCCAGATAGCCGGAGTCCTCCAGGATTCCGATGGCCAGAAACAGAAACATAATCTGTGGCAGGAACACGAGCACCGCCGCCGTCCCATTCCATGCGCCATCGAACAGAATGGACTTCATCATCCCATCCGGGAACGCGGCCGCCGCGAGTCCACCTAAGTAATGCAGAACGCGCTGCAGAAGCCCCGACAATGGCTGTCCGACAAGGAAGATCGATTGAAAGAGCGTGAAAATGGTGAGCAAGAAAAGAACCGGTCCCCAGACGCGGTGCAGCAGCACGCTATCTAGACGTCGAGTCCAGCGCGAAGGCAGAGGGCGTCGGTATCCAGCGGACTCGCCGACTCGCCCAGCCCAGCGCTGACACGCCGGAATGTCCTGCAAAATCGGCAAACTGAGCGGTGCCGGAGCGGCGGCTGGAGAGGACAGAAACCGCAGAATCGCGGTCATGCCCTCACCGGTCGCCGCACTTGCCAACACGACCGGTGTGCCAAGTTCTTTCGCCAATGCCAAGGGATCGACATGGCCGCCCTGCGAGCGAAGAGAATCCGCCATGTTCAGAATCACCAATGTGGGCAGACCGAGGCCAATAATGTGGGCAGCCAAGGAGAGCTGGCGTCCGAGGTTGGTGGCGTCCAACTCCAGCAGAACGCTGTCGGGTTCTGGTACACCGGGAAAACGGCCGTGCAGCACCTCAATCGTGGTGCGGGTATCCTCCGAACGGGGCGAGAGGCTGTATACGCCAGGTAGATCAATGAGTGTGAGTTTTTCGCCGGAGTCTGTCGTCACATACCCACGGTGCTGCTCAACTGTTACGCCCGGGTAGTTGGCGACCTTCTGGCGCAGGCCCGTCAGACGATTGAAAAGCGTCGTCTTGCCCGAGTTGGGCGCGCCAACCAGGGCCACCACGCGGGACGGTGCCGCTGTTGTCTCGGGCACGGCATGTGGCCCGGAGTGCACCGACACCGTCATGCGTCATTCCTCTTCTTGTTTCCCCGCAATTCTCACCTCGATCTGGTAAGCCGCCTCGCGCCGTAACGCCACCAAGCTTCCTTCCAACCGATAGACACGAGGATCTCCGCCCAGTCCGCTGTATGCAGGCGTCACATGCGCCCCGGGAATGAATCCCAAGTCCATCAGCTCCGCGGCGGACGCGTTCACAACGGCAATTACACCGGAACTGCCGGTAAGTATCCTCCGGCAGAGCCGGAGGCTTTACGGGTCGCGGGCCCCTCAAAGGGGCCTGATCGCGACCCAAAGTCAAAACCGCTCGCTCCAGGCAGTACGGGTGAAAGCTGTGCGCTTGCAAAACCGCCACGCACATCCCGGAACTGTCAAACTTTGGGAGCCTCCCCGGCAGAGCCGGGGGAACTCCTAGTTGCATTAGGGAGATCGGCGAGAGGTATGAGAGTGGTATTCACGGCCCTGACCGAGGCGCCTCGCATCGAAGCGGAAATCCAGCGAGAGCGCGGGTTCAGGATAGCGCTCGCGCATCACGCACCGTCAGTACGATGGTCACATGGCCATGTGATCGCTTGCGGGCTCCTGCGGTGAAAACGGGAGACCGTGCGTCATGCCGAATCGCTGTCTGAATCGCCGATACTGAATTCCCAAGCACAAAATTCGCCGTCGGCGGCATCTGGCGGACAGCGCAAGCAGGTTGTCCGGATGCGAGGATCAACAGTGCGCGCAAACGTATGGAATTCGACCATGCCGACTGTCTTGCACGGAAAATCGGGCAGACCTTTACGACGGCGCGTCTCCTGGACGCGGCACACGTCCATGTAAAAACGCAACCGGCTTCTGTCCCCTGACCACTCAATGTGTTGGGCGTTGATTACGCTGTACATTCGGAGTCCAAGGGCCTTCTCTAGGGCCGACAGCCCGCCGCCGGTCGCGATCTGAAAGGCGTCCATGATGCGGCGAGCCTCGGCGGCTGCGAACCGCTTCCAGGCACCTGCGTCGAGTTGGATGGCCGCTTCTATGCCAAGCCGTTCCTCGGCGGCCAGGAACCAGGAACCGTCATGTGCCAGCCAATTCTTCGCGAACATGACCAATGCGCGCATGAGTTCTTCACGGTCCATCAGCTCAAAAGGACTTGGTGTACACATCGTCAGTGCGCCTCATATTTGATTCAGGGTATCTGTAGCTGACCATCGTGCGGGCTTGCCACTTGCGCCAGCTCGATCGATGGCTCCAGCACAATCTCCGACTGAATCGAGCGCGAGATCAGGCAGGATTGAGGTTTTCCCACCCATGTCGCCCCGGGGTTGGCGCAACAGGGTAAGGCATTGCTGTCATGCGTTCCTCCCTGGCGGCGGGCAACTTCAGGATTTAGAGGCCTATCTGCCCGGCGTCCGCTGCATGGCGGCTCGTAGCCTATACCCGGTCAGATAGGCCGCGTCGGCCTTCTCCGTCATGCCCTTGGCCTGATACGCATTGGCCAGCCAGATCCACGCCTCGGCATCGCGCGGCGCCAGTTTCGTCTCGCGGGTGAACGCCTCCACCGCATCGTCGTAGCGTTTCAGGTTCATCGCAGCCAGCCCAAAGTTGAACCATGTCACCCGCTGGTTAGGCGCCAGCGATGTCGCGTTGCGGAAACTGGCCAGCGCGGCCTCGCGGTCGCCGAGTTCTGCCTGCACGAAGCCCAGCTTCAACTGTACATCAGCATCCTTCGGACTCAGTTGCGCCAGTCTCTGGTAGGTCGCCCTCGCCGACTCGTAACGCTTGCTGCGCAGGTAGAGTAATCCCAGTTGCTTCCACGCTACTGGATTGTCCGGCTGCAACTGCGCTGCACGCTGGAACGCGCCTTCCGCCTTGTCCGCCTCGCGATTGTGCGCGTACACCGTCCCCATCAGCGCCCACGCCGCGGCGTACTTCGGGCGCGCCTTTAGCACCTGGTTCAACTCGCGCATGGCAGCCGCGTTGTCACCGTTGCGCAAGTCCTGCTCCGCCTTGTCCAGCCGCACTACCGGCATGTGAACGTAGCGCACACCAAGGATGGCAACCAGCAGCAGCGCGGCAAAGGCGGGGAAGAGCATCGGCCTGCTGGCTGACGATCTCGGCGCCGGCCGCGGAAAATCCTTGCTCAACGCCGCTCCCAACAGGAGTCCTGAAACCAGCCCGCCGACGTGTGCGGCATTATCAATGCCGCCCTTGAAAAATCCATAGACAAGACTATAGCCGGCGAACACGATGAGACTGATCAGGCCCCATCGCAGTGCGGAGCGTGGGGTCGGAAGATGGGCCAAGTAGAGGGTTGCAATCAACGCGCCGGCAAGCCCGAAGATTGCGCCCGAGGCCCCCGCCCCCACCACCAGCGGATTCCGCCCTATGCTTACGACGCTCGCCGCCACTCCGGAAACCAGGTACAACGCCAGGAACGTCTTGGGGCCGTAAAGATATTCCGCGAGCATCCCCAGGTTCCATAGCGCCCACATGTTCAGCGCCAGGTGCGTGATGCCGATGTGCACGAACATCGCCGTCAGCAGACGCCACCACTGGCCCTGCAGCGTGAGCGAGCCGGAATTGGCGCCCCAACGAAGAAGCTGATCGGAGGTGGGCTGGGTCAGCGACACACCCTTCACTACCATCGCAATGAAGAGGAAAACGTTGATCCCCACCAGCAGCAGCGTGATCGGGACCGGCATGCGCGGGGTGAGAACAGGTCCGGCAGTACTCGGTTCCGCCGAAGGAGGTGCAATGGCGGCGCATTCTGGGCAGATGCTTGCTGCAGCGGCGCGAGACGGCTCCAGTTCCCGTCCGCATTGTGCGCAAACCGTCATTCGTGAAGGTGGGCCGGAGTCAAAGCTAACACAGGAGAGAAACTCGGGCGTGAACCAAGCGGGAACGACCATTGACGAATTGAAGAATTCACGAATTGTTCCGGCTCAGCGATGCAATACGAAAAATCGTAAATTCTTCAGTTCGCCAATTATTCCGGCTCCGTCATCCGCACGGTCAGCACCGGACACGGCGACTCGCCCACCACCTCGTACGCGGTCGCCCACTTCAGCCGGCGCACGAACCCTACCGGCTGCCGCACTCCCAGCACGATCAGCCCGGCCTTGCGCTGCTTGGCGGCTTGCAGGATGCGCTCCGCCGCCACCCCGAATTCCACAATCGTCTCTGGCGACGCCGCCAGTTGCGTGCCCGGCGGGATCAACGATCGCAGCCGCTGGTGAGCTTGCTGCGCAATCTGCTGCTGCTCCTGCTCCGGCACGGACGTTTCCTTGCTCACGTGCATGAGCAGCAACTGCGATCCCTGGTGCTGCGCCAGCGACAGCGCATAGCCTCCGGCCTTCAGCGAGTGCGCGCTGAACCCAGTGCAAAACAGGATGGGCTGGTCCGGCGTGCGCTCGCTGACGTGCCGCGCCCGCGGACCCACCATCAGCACCGGACAGGTCGCCTGACGAAAAATCGTCTCCGCCACCGAACCCAGGAGGAGCTTCCCCACGCGCCCTCTGGCGTGCGTTCCGATCACCAGAAGGCTGATGGACAGCTCTTCGATTCGCCGCGACAGCACTTCCCACACGTCGCCCTGCTCCACCAGCACCTGGTGATCCACGCCTTCCAGATGTCCGGCGATCAGCAAGTTGGTCATGTGGCGCTGCGCGGTGCGCCACGCATCTTCCAGCGCGCGCTGACGGGCATCGGGAGCCAGAAAATTGAACGGCTCGGGGGCCACCACGTGCATGAGGTAGATCTTGGAACCGTACCAGCGCGCAATCGCCAGCGAGTAAAGCAGGGCCGCCTCCGACACGGGATCGAAGTCGGTGGCCAGCATGATTCGCTGCATGGCAATGGGGGTGGAAGCGTCCAGGGTGGGCACGGCGGCAGGGAGATGGAGCGGCTTATCGGCCATGAGCGTCGCCCGCGAAGCCCTTAACCATAACACCGCAACTGAAGCCACTCAAGTGCGCCGCGCCGGTGCTGCTGGCCTGAATATGCCAGACGGGGGATGTCCCCCCGGCACGGCTGCAATCAGTACTGACTAACGTGCTCTTCGAGCCAAGCCGCGTGGGCGATTCGAAAGAGTCCACCAACAGCTCGGCGCGATCCAGTCGGCCGCGCCCTCTTCATTTGTACCGCGACACGGCTCGGGGTCGCCGACGACGAAAAACCTCATGCCGATTCCAGTTGCTCGTGGTTGGGCGGAGCGGCGATACCCAAGAAGACCAGAACTGCGCGATTCAGCCGCACCGTGTCCTCGTCAGCAAGCCTGCCGACACGCGCGCCGATCTTCGCCTTCGGAACGGTCGTGATCTTATCTACCATCAAGCGGCAGGCAGTACGCAGGCCGTTGTCCTCGCTGGGTTCGATAGGCAGCCGAAACAGAGGAGCATCAGTTGGGTCGGTAGTGAATGCGCACACTGTGACCGAATCCGTCATGTCGAAACGGTCGTCTTGAAGAATCACAACGGGACGGGGCTTGCCCGCGTAGTCCTTACCACCTGCAACAGTGCAAATCTCGCCGCGCTTCACATCCCGCCCCAATCGGAGACAGCATCGATAAAGTCCTGATCCTTCTTGGCGCGAGGACTCTTGGCGACCGCGAGGGACTGCCGGTGTGCCTCGGTCACAAAAGCAGGCGACCGCATGTCAGGTACCCAAATCTGGATCGGCCGCAAGCCCAGTTGGCGCAGCCGCTTGCGATGCGCTCTGACCTTATCTCGAGACGACTTGGATGGAGTCCGTGCTCTCAATTCCCACCTCAACGATAGGTTACATGTAACCTATCACAACTTCCTGTCGACATCCAGTCGTGCCCTGGCCCGTACCCCTGAAGCGTCTGACCGGGAAGTCCGGACCACCCGGTGGAACCCGCCCCTGCCACCCGCCGCTTCGGCGGGTGGCCGTCTTGCCGCTAGGCTCGCTGTGGTGTTCACTCGACTGGTGTTGGACCTGCCGGAACGAAAAATCGTGCCGCAGGTGCCCTCAATCCGCGGCGGCGACCTGGTATTGCTCCAGCTTGCCGTCGGGCATTTCGAAGGTCCAGGCGCGCAGCGCCTTGTCGGCGAATTTCACCTGGTAAACGCGCAGCATCATGCCGCCGCGCAGCGATTGGTTGGTCTGGGTGAATTCCTTGGGCGCGCCCAGCGGGCCGAGGCTGGAGGCAAAGTCCTTCAGCGCCTGCTCGCTGAAGTAGCTGTTGGCATTGTCGGTAAAGAGCGCGCGATTGATGGTCCCCTTCTGCAGCCCGGCAAAGATCTGTTGCGCCTGCTCCAGCTTGCGGGCAGTGTCGGCGTCCTGAAGCGCGAGCGTGGCCAGCTTCTTGGCAATGGTGCCGGATGCATTGGCCGCGTCCTGGTTGGTGAGCACGACGACGGCAACGCGATCGTCGGGAAAGACAGTGTTGGTGGCGGTGAAGCCGGAAACCTCGCCGCCGTGGGTGAGCGCGCGATGTCCGGACTCGGAACGCACGAAGACGCCCAGCCCGTACTGCGTGCCCAGGCCGTTGGCGAGCACGGTTTCGGTTTCGAACTGCTGGTACGACGCGGGGCTCATGATCTTGCGCTCGATGAGCGCGATGTCCCACCTGGCGAGATCCTCGGCGGTCATGGCGAGCTCGCCGGCGGCAAACATCCAGCCGGCGCCTTCGGCCGGCGCAACGCGCGCCGGGCCGAGTCCATAGCGCAGGTAGCCGGTGGGATCGGTCGGGGCAACGCCGTGCTGGTCGAAGTCAGCCACGCTGGTCATGTTCAGGGGCGTGAAGATGTGGTCGCGCAGGAATTGGAAGTAGGGCTTGCCGGTGACTTTCTCGATGATGGCGCCGGCGATGACGTAGCCGGTGTTGCTGTACTGCCAGCGCGTGCCGGGCTCGAAGTCGAGCGGCTTGCGCGCCCAGGTGTCCATGATCTGGGCGGCGGTGGTCGGCTTGAGCATCATCGGCATGACGTAGTCCTGCGGCCAGAAGTCCGAGTAGCCGGAAGTATGCGTGAGTACCTGGCGGATGGTGACGTCGCGGGCGCGGGTGAGGTTGGGGAGGAACTTGCCGACGGGATCGTCGAGCGAGAGCTTGCCTTGCTCCTGCAACAGAAGAAGCGCGACCGCGGTGAACTGCTTGCTGATGGAGCCGATGCTATAGCGCATGTCGGGACGCACGGGAGTGCGCGGCTCCAGGCGCGACTCGCCGTAGGTCTGGAGGTAAGCCATGCGGCCATCCTTGACTACCGCGATGGAAGCGCTGGGCACGCCGGTGTCGCGGAGAGTCTGGACGGCGGCGACGTCCATCTGGTAGCGGACATCGTTGGGAAACAGCGAGCGCGGCTGCTGGGCGTGGGCGGCGAGAGAGACGAGGAGGGTGAAAACGGCGATGCGTACGCGCATGGCGTGGCTCCGAAGAAACACGGCAGTGTAACAAAGTTGCGAGTTGGGAGCTGCGGGTTGGGAGCGAACCACAAAAGCGTAATTCGAAACTGCAATTCCAACAGCAACACTGAAACTGAAACCGAAACTAATGCGTTCCGGTAGGGCGTACGGGAGCGGCGTGGGAGGCAGGTTCGGCGGGAGGGCCGTGGCGGAGGCTGACGACGCGCCCGCTGGGGCCAAGGCGGTAGAGTTCGCCGCGCCAGGTGATAGTGCGTCCGGTGAAGCTGGCGAGCCAGAACAAAAATCCGAGCAGGTCACGGAGCGGGTAGTACCAGAGGAAGCGCCAGACTTCGGGATCGCGCGCCACGCCCCATCCGACGACTAAGGCCTGCAGCCAGCGGTTGACGATGCCCCAGGCAAGCAGCGCGAAGGCGAGCGTCCAGTGTCCCCAGACGGCGGCGACGAGGAAGCCGAGCAATGCGAACGGCGTGGCGAAGGTAAGGCCGTTGCCGATGTGACCGGCAGGACGCGAGGAGCGGGTGCAGCGCATCCAGCGGACCTGGCGGCTGATCATGGCGCGGTTGAGGGTGACGTGGTCGATGACGACGTGCGAGAGCAGGACGCGGTAGCCGGCGGCGTCCACCTGGCGTCCGATCTCGTAGTCTTCGGAGTGATAGTCGGCGAGCACGCCGAGGCCGCCGATCTGCGCCAGCACATCCTTGCGGGTGGCGGTGGTGGGGCCGAGAGCGAACTTCATGCCCTCGAGTAAGTCGGCAACCAGCACGCCGGAAGCGAATTCCACGGAGAAGCCGGCGGCTTCCAGGCGCGACCAAACGCCTCCGCTGGGCCGGCCGCGATACATGCAGGTGACCAGCCCGACGCGCGGGTCACGCAGGGGAGCGATGATGCTGCGCAGGTAGTTGCGGGGAACGCGCACGTCGCTGTCGCCCATGACGATGTAGTCGTGCCGGGCGGCGGCCAGCATCTTGTGTTCGGAGTACACGCGCGGGTTCGGCCAGGTGGGCTCGCCGGAGAAAATGCAGCGAGCCTTGACGTTGGGATAGCGATCGCGAAGCTGGTTGATCACGGCGATCGCGGGATCGTCGGGCGTGCGCGCGCCAAAGATCAGCTCGAAGGTGGGGTAGTCCTGCCGGAAAAAGCTTTCCAGATTTTCCGCCAGCATGGGTTCCAGGCCGCAGACGGGCTTGAGCACGCTGACCGGAGGAAAGTCGGTATCGCTGAACGCGGCGGCTGCAGCGGCGGCACTGCGCGCGCGCCTGCGGAAACGGCGCGCCGCCACCATCACCAGCAGGAGAAAGCCGGTCGAACTAACCAGCCCCAATAGCGCGACCAACAGCAGAAACTGAGGCATCGATGTCTATCCTAAGCCCATGCAAACCCGGCAGCAACGAAAAGGATTCTGAGAGTAACGGGGAAATTGTAAAGTTTTGTATGCACGCGAGGTTTCATGACCCGTTCAGTTTGGTGCGGCTGCTTGTTCGTTCGCTTGAACAGGGCGGACGATTTTGTTGTAGATCCACAATAGCATGGCGGTCGCGAGGCCGACGGCGGTCACGGCAAACCAGAAACGGTTGGGCTGGTGCGTGACTTCGCCGTAGTGGTGGGCGAGGCGTCCACCAAACCATCCGCCGATGAGTGACCCGATCCCGATGGGCAGGAAGGCGAAGCCCATATAGGTGCCTTGCTGGCCGGGCGGGGCAAGGCGGGAGATGTACTCGTAATAGCGCGGCGACTGGATGATCTCGCCCAGCGCGAGCACAAACAACGACAGCACCGCGCCCCACACGGTCGGGCGAAGGGCTAGGATCACCCAGGCCAGCGATGTGATCACCGTACCCACGATGACGGCATGGAACGCGGGAATTTTGCGCGTCGCGTAATTCACCGCCAGGGTGAGTGCGATGACGGTGAGGCCGTCGGTGATCAGGATCAGTTCGACATCGGCGTTGGCGTTGATGTAGCGGTGGATGTATCCCGGCAAGCTGATGTACTGCTGCCAGAAAACCACCCAGTATCCGGTGAACAGCACCAGGAACCACATGAAGCGGCTGATGCCGGCCAGCACCAGCACCAGCAGCGCGGTCCAGAGCCACCAGGGAATGGTGACACCCCACGGCAGGAAGAGTGAAAGAACGCCGAGGAGCAGGGCGACAAGCAATGCCGGCAAAACCAGCTTGTAGTTACCGAGGACGACGCAGAAATTGCCCGCGACTTCGGCAATGGAGGGTGGTGGCGCGTCGCCGGCTTTTCGTGGCTCGCGGAAAAAGATCAGCACGACGAAGAACATGGCGAAGACGCTGAGGGCGGCAACGCGATAGACGTTTTCCACGCCAAGGTGACGATGCGCCCAGGATGCGACATAGGGGCCGGCGGCGCCGCCGATATTCACCATCGTGTAGTAAATCGAGTAGCCGATGGAGCGCACGTTGTCCTTCGACGCGCGCGCCGTAGTACCGACCACACAGGGCTTCACCAGCGAGACGCCCAGCGCGGGAAGAATCAGGATGAAGCCGACGAACAGGCCGAGGGGCACGGCGTCACGCGCCGGCGCCAGCCAGGGCGCACCGATGGAGCCGATCAGGAAATATGCAGTCGCCAGAATAAAGTAGGCGATGGAGAGGGCGCGGCGGAATCCGAGGCGGTCGGCGGTAGCGCCGCCGAAGATGGCGAGAAACCAGACCATGCCGCCGAAAATGCCGGTGAGCGTGCCGGTCTGCTGGGTCGAAAAATTGAGTTTCTCCTGCAGGTAGAGGGCGAGCGAGGAGAAGGCGCCGTAGTAGGAAAGGCGCTCGAAAATTTCGGTGATGTTGGCGACCCAGAAGGGGCGCTCGAAGCCGGTGCGAATCTCGCGCAGGCGCTGCGCAAAGCTCAAGGGTGCTACCTCAGTTGCGAGTTGTGAGTTGTGAGTTGCGAGCCAAAGCGGCTGCTCGCAACCGTGACTCACGACTAAAGTGTTTACCTCAGGGGCTAAAGTGTATGCCTGAGAACTTCAATCGTGCCTACGGCACTGAGAAATCCTTCCCACTATGCCCCGCCACTGAAGTGGCGGGCTATTCTCAATCGCCCCGCTGGGGCTGCGATGTCGCGGTTACGTGCCACCGGCAGTCATGCGAGACCAGTTCTCACGCAGACACTAAAGCCCAATTTTTCTTGAGGCTGAAACGGCACGGCCCAAGCCTCTGCCCTTCCGAAGATTCTGAAATCAGTTTCACGCACTTGCCGGCAAAGCGCGGCGCAAGCGCGCTCCAACCTCGGCGGCGCTCACCCCGGCAATGCGAATCAGTTTATTACGACTGGATTGGCCCGCGGCTATGGTAATCGAGGAACGCGGCAGCTTCAAAAGATCGGCGAGAAATTCGATGCAGGCGTCGTTGGCGCGGCCCTCGACCGGCAGCGCAGTGAGGGAGATTTTGAGGGCGTCGCCGAGCGAGCCGGTGATGGCGTTCTTCTTGGCGCGCGGGTGGAGGCGGACAGCGAAGGTGGCACCGTGCGGGGTGTCGCTAATTTTCAACATTCCAGTTCACCACGGAGGCACGGAGAAAGCGAACAATCAATCCGGTCGCGGGGACGATGCCGAGTCTCTCATTTTCAACCGTCCTACCGGACTGACTGAGATTTGGGATCCACGTACCCAGCGATGAATCGCTGGGCTGCCATCAAGCGTCCTTGCGGGACGCGCGATCAAGTTGAGATAGCTACAAGTTACTGACTTAACCAAATTCCTAAATCCCTTCATGGACTCCGTGTCTCGGTGGTTATTTGGTAGTTCGTTCGCCAAAGATCGCGGTGCCTAGGCGGACGCAGGTGGAGCCTTCTTCGATGGCGACTCCGAAGTCGTGCGACATGCCCATGGAGAGCGTATCGAGGCGGATGGCGGGAAGATTGCGGCGGGCAATGTTGTCGCGGATTTCGCGCAGGCGGCGGAAGTAGGGGCGCGCGGCTTGGGGATCCTGAGAGAAGGGTGGAATCGTCATCAAGCCATGGAAAACGAGGTGTGTTAGGCACGGCACGGCTTCGAGCAATGCTCCGAATTCCTGCGATACGGGCGCGACACCGCTCTTCGACTCTTCTCCGCCGAGGTTGAGCTCGATCAGCACGGGAACGCTCTTGCCGAGTTTTTCGGCGGCGGCGTTGAGTTTTTCCGCCAGCTTCAGCGAATCCACCGAATCTACGGCGGAGAAAACTTCAACTGCTTTGGCGGCCTTGTTGGTTTGCAGGTGGCCGATCATGTGGAAGTCGGCGTCGGTGACATCGCGCAGCGCATCGACCTTACCGGCGAATTCCTGGACGCGGTTTTCGCCGAAGAGGCGCTGGCCGGCGTCGTAGGCGGCGCGGATGGCGTCGGGACCGAAAGTCTTGGTGACCGCCATGAGCGCGATGTCGCCGGGCGAACGCGAGGCACGGCGGGCGGCGGCGGCGATGCGCTCGCGGACCTCAGCGAGATTTTCGGCGATGGACATACGGAACGAAAAACACAGAGACGCAGAGGCACAAAGGCACAGGGCACAGAGGCCACAGAGAATAGCAGATCGAAAAAGCCTCTGTGTCTCTGTGGTTCTATGTTCGTCAGTTCTACATAATTGCCGTGGGCGGCGCGGGCTCGTCGGGGCTGCCGGCGTTGGCCAGCGGCAGCTTGATCATGACCGCGACCAGGATTGCCAGGCCGATCAAGCCGCTGATCCAGGCATTGCCGATCTTGATGTCGGGCATATTGTGACCGGTACCGACGATAGCGGCGATCACCAGCCCACAAAGCGCTTCGCCGGCGATCAGGCCGGAGGCGGTAAGTACACCGGCGTTTTCGACGCGCGCTTTCTGCGCGTCATTGAGGCCGCGGCGGTCACGCATGCCGTCGGTGATCCAGCGAATGACGCCGCCGACGAAAATGGCGAACGTGGTCTGCAGCGGCAGATACATGCCCACGGCA from Terriglobia bacterium carries:
- a CDS encoding beta-lactamase family protein, encoding MRVRIAVFTLLVSLAAHAQQPRSLFPNDVRYQMDVAAVQTLRDTGVPSASIAVVKDGRMAYLQTYGESRLEPRTPVRPDMRYSIGSISKQFTAVALLLLQEQGKLSLDDPVGKFLPNLTRARDVTIRQVLTHTSGYSDFWPQDYVMPMMLKPTTAAQIMDTWARKPLDFEPGTRWQYSNTGYVIAGAIIEKVTGKPYFQFLRDHIFTPLNMTSVADFDQHGVAPTDPTGYLRYGLGPARVAPAEGAGWMFAAGELAMTAEDLARWDIALIERKIMSPASYQQFETETVLANGLGTQYGLGVFVRSESGHRALTHGGEVSGFTATNTVFPDDRVAVVVLTNQDAANASGTIAKKLATLALQDADTARKLEQAQQIFAGLQKGTINRALFTDNANSYFSEQALKDFASSLGPLGAPKEFTQTNQSLRGGMMLRVYQVKFADKALRAWTFEMPDGKLEQYQVAAAD
- a CDS encoding DUF6125 family protein, translating into MCTPSPFELMDREELMRALVMFAKNWLAHDGSWFLAAEERLGIEAAIQLDAGAWKRFAAAEARRIMDAFQIATGGGLSALEKALGLRMYSVINAQHIEWSGDRSRLRFYMDVCRVQETRRRKGLPDFPCKTVGMVEFHTFARTVDPRIRTTCLRCPPDAADGEFCAWEFSIGDSDSDSA
- a CDS encoding ferrous iron transport protein A, producing the protein MNASAAELMDLGFIPGAHVTPAYSGLGGDPRVYRLEGSLVALRREAAYQIEVRIAGKQEEE
- a CDS encoding 50S ribosome-binding GTPase produces the protein MTVSVHSGPHAVPETTAAPSRVVALVGAPNSGKTTLFNRLTGLRQKVANYPGVTVEQHRGYVTTDSGEKLTLIDLPGVYSLSPRSEDTRTTIEVLHGRFPGVPEPDSVLLELDATNLGRQLSLAAHIIGLGLPTLVILNMADSLRSQGGHVDPLALAKELGTPVVLASAATGEGMTAILRFLSSPAAAPAPLSLPILQDIPACQRWAGRVGESAGYRRPLPSRWTRRLDSVLLHRVWGPVLFLLTIFTLFQSIFLVGQPLSGLLQRVLHYLGGLAAAAFPDGMMKSILFDGAWNGTAAVLVFLPQIMFLFLAIGILEDSGYLARAAVIADRGMAKIGLNGKSFIPLLSAHACAVPGLLDDGRQCLLAGDWRTH
- a CDS encoding TonB-dependent receptor yields the protein MPAPCPGSWMMAANAYSRAIGGRIEADAGKDFTFGFESYYRNWNMMGYMRMAGMLSAKLSLPDVGTTALGVFADYHHAITDRLKLSGGLRFDHDSMGANTANLNTNAYFTYQGTRSTSTADNYASGNLHLAYTLPKHVELFAGIGTTGRVPDAEERYINRALMNSVNVGNPNLPIVRNTERTVGLVFHHGSSYVKPTLFYSNVSDYILVNNQPRLSMAMGPATARSYTNVDARIYGGELSYALGLPVGFSKTGGGSYSRGMNDRKPEAGVMSTNLPEMPPLRTWAALRYAYKYLFAEVGGTGVARQSLVDRDLKETPTAGYGLMNLKLGVTYRKLNVSLAVDNLLNRFYYEHLSYYRDPFSSGVKVPEPGRNLFGQFKYSF
- a CDS encoding rhomboid family intramembrane serine protease gives rise to the protein MPVPITLLLVGINVFLFIAMVVKGVSLTQPTSDQLLRWGANSGSLTLQGQWWRLLTAMFVHIGITHLALNMWALWNLGMLAEYLYGPKTFLALYLVSGVAASVVSIGRNPLVVGAGASGAIFGLAGALIATLYLAHLPTPRSALRWGLISLIVFAGYSLVYGFFKGGIDNAAHVGGLVSGLLLGAALSKDFPRPAPRSSASRPMLFPAFAALLLVAILGVRYVHMPVVRLDKAEQDLRNGDNAAAMRELNQVLKARPKYAAAWALMGTVYAHNREADKAEGAFQRAAQLQPDNPVAWKQLGLLYLRSKRYESARATYQRLAQLSPKDADVQLKLGFVQAELGDREAALASFRNATSLAPNQRVTWFNFGLAAMNLKRYDDAVEAFTRETKLAPRDAEAWIWLANAYQAKGMTEKADAAYLTGYRLRAAMQRTPGR
- a CDS encoding antitoxin MazE family protein, with translation MRARTPSKSSRDKVRAHRKRLRQLGLRPIQIWVPDMRSPAFVTEAHRQSLAVAKSPRAKKDQDFIDAVSDWGGM
- a CDS encoding type II toxin-antitoxin system PemK/MazF family toxin; translation: MKRGEICTVAGGKDYAGKPRPVVILQDDRFDMTDSVTVCAFTTDPTDAPLFRLPIEPSEDNGLRTACRLMVDKITTVPKAKIGARVGRLADEDTVRLNRAVLVFLGIAAPPNHEQLESA
- a CDS encoding universal stress protein; its protein translation is MADKPLHLPAAVPTLDASTPIAMQRIMLATDFDPVSEAALLYSLAIARWYGSKIYLMHVVAPEPFNFLAPDARQRALEDAWRTAQRHMTNLLIAGHLEGVDHQVLVEQGDVWEVLSRRIEELSISLLVIGTHARGRVGKLLLGSVAETIFRQATCPVLMVGPRARHVSERTPDQPILFCTGFSAHSLKAGGYALSLAQHQGSQLLLMHVSKETSVPEQEQQQIAQQAHQRLRSLIPPGTQLAASPETIVEFGVAAERILQAAKQRKAGLIVLGVRQPVGFVRRLKWATAYEVVGESPCPVLTVRMTEPE